The genomic region CCTGTTAAAAGGCGGTAGAGTGATAGATCCGGCGAATAATCTTGACCTTATTGCTGATGTGCTGATTGAAAATGGCAAGGTCAAGAAAATTGGCAATTTGCGGGTTTTACGATCAGTTGAAGTGATTGATGTTAAAGGTAAAATTGTCTGCCCGGGGTTGATTGACATGCATGCGCATGGATGCGATTTCAAGCAGGCGAAAAAAGAAAATTACATAAGTGTGAGTTTGGCCGCAATCATGGGTGGATTTACCACCGTGGCTTGCATGGCTAATACTGATCCGGTAATTGATAATGTCGCAAGCTTGCAGCAAGCACAAGCCAGAATGGAAGGGAGTCTGATAAACCTGCTCCAGATAGTAGCAATAAGCAAAGAATTAAAGGGGTTTTCAATTCAAACAGTGGAGAGTTTAACAAAGCTTTTGGAAAGCGGGGCTGCAGGCTTCAGTGATGATGGCAAGGCCATTTGGGATCCCGAGGCCTTGCTTAAGGCAATGGACAATATCCATCATTTCTGGTTCCAACGTACTGAATTGAAAAAACCGCTTCTTCTGCATTGCGAAGATGGTCGTTTTTCACTCTATGATAAACGCTCAGAATATCTGGATATTTCCTTGGCTACAAATTTTGCAGCCACACAGCATCACCCCATCCATATTCAGCATGTTTCTTGTGCCGAATCAGTAGATATCATTCGCGAAACCAAGAAACACTACGGATTTATATCTTGTGAAACCGCGCCCCATTATATTTCTCTAACTGAAAAAGATTTTCACCGGCTCGGTGCTAATGCCAAGATGAATCCGCCGCTTCGGACTGAAAAAGATCGGCAGGCAGTAATTCGAGGTTTGGCTGATGGCACAATTGATGCCATTGCCACAGATCACGCGCCGCATACACCTGAAGAAAAAAATCTACCGCTGGACAAAGCGCCACTTGGCATTATTGGTTTGGAAGTAGCTGTGCCAGTCATACTGTCCACTTTAAACAAAAGAATTCCCCTAATAGAAATCATTCGCAAGTTGACAATCAATCCTGCCAGAATTCTTGAACTCAAAGGTAAGGGAACATTACATCCAGGAAGCGTGGCTGACATTACGGTGATTGATCCGCAAATGCGGAAAAAAGTTGAGGCCGACAAGTTTCAAAGCTTGTCGCGCAACTGTCCCTGGGACGGCAAATGGCTTCAGGGCTGGCCTGTGATGACTATTGTTGGCGGTCGGATACTGATGAAAGATGGGAAACTTAACATCTAAACAATATAGGGGCTCTCAAGAGAGGGCCTCTTTTTAAATAACAAATGACAAAATTCAAATGACAAATAAATTTCAAATATCAAATTTTTAAATTCAAAACTCAAGTTTTGTCTTTTGAGCTTTGAATTTTGATATTGTTTAGTATTTAGGATTTCAAAATTGGTAAGTTTCCGTGGGTTTTTAAGAGTTGACATTTTAGGCCAATTTTGTTAAGGTTTTTACAACTTCGGATATTGAAAAAAAGAAAGGATTCTGAAAAATAACATCCAAAATCTGTCCCAGATTTAGGGACAGAAAATTTAAAGGAGGTATAGATGAAAACAGTAATCGGAGTAATGGGTTCAGCACACGGCGATTTGACGGCTGAGCTTAAAGAAAAAGCTAGAATAATTGGAGCTCAAATAGCCAGAAATGGTTATGTCCTAGCCACTGGCGCTTGTCCTGGCCTACCACTGGAAGCAGCTATTGGCGCTACAGAAAATAATGGCATTGTGCTTGGTTTTTCACCGGCAGAAAACGAAGAAAAACACGTTTCAACTTACAATTTTCCCCTCCAACCTTTTACTGCTATGATTTTTACTGGTTTTGGCCTTAAAGGACGAGCTGTCATTAACATTCGTTCTTGCCAGGCAGTAATTTTCATTAGTGGTAGAATAGGGACGTTGAATGAATTTACCTTGGCCTTTAGCGAAGGCAAGATTATAGGTGTATTGACAGAGACAGGTGGCTTTTCTGCCGAATTACATAGGATGAGTGAACAATTTGGCGTAAGTCCCAAAAAGCCAATAATTTTTGAAACAGATCCAGTCGTCCTGGTAAAAAAGGTTTCAGATAACCTTAAAAAGTAAAGGAGGAGAGAAATGGACATAGAGAAAAGGAATAAGCTGTTTAATTTGATGATTTCTACGGGAAGCATTAAGTTCGGTAAGTTTACTCTAGCTTCGGGCAGAGAATCTTCCTATTACTGTGACGGAAGAATTGCCTCTACCCATCCAGACACGGCACCTCTTATCGGGCAATTACTTCTGCAAATAATGGATGAGAATAATCTTCAACCAGACTCAATCGGCGGTTTGGAGACAGGAGCCATCCCAATCGTTGGTCAGGTACAAGCCGCTGCTCATTACCTTGGACAAAGGCCACTCAAATCATTTTATGTCAGGAAACAGCCTAAAGGTCACGGCACCAAAAGTCAGATTGAAGGCAACTTTAAATCTAGCGATAAAGTCGTGATCTTTGAAGATGTCACTACTTCAGGAACTTCAGCTGGAATAGCCCTTGACGCTGTTCTGCTAAAGGAAGCTACTGTTTGCGCAGTGATTTGTCTTTTAGACAGGCAGGAAGGCGCACAGGAGTATTTTAAGCAAAGAGGAATTCCGTTTTATCCGCTTTTTACTAAACAGGAATTTCTCAATCAAAAAAAATAAGCAAACAAATTCGCACAGCCGCTTGTCTATCAGATGAGCGGC from Patescibacteria group bacterium harbors:
- a CDS encoding dihydroorotase, which codes for MGNILLKGGRVIDPANNLDLIADVLIENGKVKKIGNLRVLRSVEVIDVKGKIVCPGLIDMHAHGCDFKQAKKENYISVSLAAIMGGFTTVACMANTDPVIDNVASLQQAQARMEGSLINLLQIVAISKELKGFSIQTVESLTKLLESGAAGFSDDGKAIWDPEALLKAMDNIHHFWFQRTELKKPLLLHCEDGRFSLYDKRSEYLDISLATNFAATQHHPIHIQHVSCAESVDIIRETKKHYGFISCETAPHYISLTEKDFHRLGANAKMNPPLRTEKDRQAVIRGLADGTIDAIATDHAPHTPEEKNLPLDKAPLGIIGLEVAVPVILSTLNKRIPLIEIIRKLTINPARILELKGKGTLHPGSVADITVIDPQMRKKVEADKFQSLSRNCPWDGKWLQGWPVMTIVGGRILMKDGKLNI
- the pyrE gene encoding orotate phosphoribosyltransferase → MDIEKRNKLFNLMISTGSIKFGKFTLASGRESSYYCDGRIASTHPDTAPLIGQLLLQIMDENNLQPDSIGGLETGAIPIVGQVQAAAHYLGQRPLKSFYVRKQPKGHGTKSQIEGNFKSSDKVVIFEDVTTSGTSAGIALDAVLLKEATVCAVICLLDRQEGAQEYFKQRGIPFYPLFTKQEFLNQKK